The Vampirovibrio chlorellavorus genomic sequence CCTCTGAGCCAGCGCCCGCAACCGGCTCGGGCAAGTTTATATTTTTGTAGTCGGACAGGGTGAGGGGACGATCGACCGGGCCGACCGGCTGCTTGAACCCGGCCAGATAGGTTTTGGTGGACAGGGGCGGCTCATCCATGCCGGAGATGAGTCCCCCGGTGGAGGCGGTTTTGCGTTCTCGGGCCGCATTGCTGTGGTACTTGGCTTCCGCCAGCAGGGCCCGATTTTTAATTTTCAGGATGCGGTGTTCGGGCTCCTGTGTTCTTTCCTGCCGATAAAAATCCTGTAGAACCCCGTGCAGGCGCTCCCGCTCCCCGGCTGGCAGGCTGCTGTAAATGATGAGCCTGACCCTGTGATACAACTCGTACCAGGGGCTGAACTTCTTGTGATGCGCTTCCGCCACGGTGGCGTTATTGCCGGTCTCGAGGTGATGGCGCTTGCGAATATGCTCCAGCACCTCTTGCGGAGGGTAGCTTATTTTGAGTAAATCCCGCAACAGGGAATGCTCCAGAATATACTGCAGGGCCGATTTCTCCAGCCGGGTCGGGCCTAAAACCGGAAAACAGAGCCCGGTCAAGGCCAGTAGGGAGGCAGGGTCCACGGGGTGACGCAAAAAGGCCATGACCTGAAACAGCCGTCGCTGCTGATCGGGTAAACGCTGGTAAATCAGGCTGATGAGGGTAGAGAGCGTGGTGGGTTCCTGCCCAGTGGGGACGCTTTGGGTTTGTTCCAGCGTGTTTTCCAGCAGGCGGTTCAGGGTGGCAAAATCCAGGTTGGTCTGGCGGTTGAGGTGCTGGATGATTTGGAGCAACCAGGGCTGGCCCTCCGTTTTTTGCCACAGGCCTTGCAGGGGTTTTAAGGCGGTTTGGGGCGCGAGCATATTTTCCAGCACCGCCGCATCGGTTTGTAGGGCTTCCGGTTTTGGATTCAGGCTCTCCAGAAATGTTACGGTCTCGGCCTGAGGCAACCCTTCCAGATGAATGTCCGACACGCCTTCCTGATTGGGGCTCATATCGGCATGGGGTAGTCGCTCCCCGATGAGTACCATTTTAATGTTGGGAAAGGTCAGCAGGAAGTTGAGCATTTCCTTAAAGGGGTAGGAGTTGAAGCGCAGTTCCGGGTCAACGATGTACTCCACGTTGTCCAGCACCAGGAGCAAGGGCATCCCGGACACTTGTACAATCAGTTTTTCCAGACGCTTCAGGGGATCGTCCCCGGCTTTTTCCGGTAAGGCGTTGGAAGGGCTTGTCGGCTGGCCGGTGTGGGTTTGTGCGTCGCAGACGTAGGTAATGTAGTGAATAAGAAACTGGATAATCTCTTCAAAGTCGCTGTGCCGGTTGACGTCAAACCACAGTAACTGCTCGTTGTGGCTGCCCATCAGTTCGATGAGTCCCCGTACCAGGCTGGTCTTGCCGCATCCCTGAGGGCCACCCACCAGCACGATTTTGGTTTCCGCCTGATTCAGGGCCCGGGCCAGTTTCAGAATCAGCGGCTTGCGATGCGTAAAGACGTGGGGCTCATAGCGAATGCAGCGCTTGGTGACTGTCAGCGGGGACAGGACGTTGCGGCGCTCTTGGGGGGCGGAGCTGGGCTTGGCGCGCCGTGAGGGGATGAATGAGCCGTTTTCAATGCGCTCAATCACGCCGGGGCTAATAAAGATGGGGGGGGCTGTCATGGGCTATCCGTCGGGCCATTCAGGGGGCCATCCAATGCGTGGCCGGCCAGGGCATTGTCCACACTCTCTCTCTTTTATTGTACACTGGGCTTGGCCGCAAACCCGGTGCTTTGGCCTTTGGCAGGGCAAAAACCCTCGGTCTGGAGGAGGGCGACACTCTCTCCGCGACATTGTTCAGTAACCCCCAGGAAAGTTTTTTGCGTCATGACCTTTGAACAACCCTCAGCCGCCCAATGGGAACAATGGGTCGCCGATTGCCAGGCCATCGGGGTGACCATTCCGGCGGATCGTCTCCCTCTGTTTCAGCGGTTTTACACCCTGTTGCTGACGGCCAACCAGGCCGTGAATTTAACCCGCATTACCGCTCCGCAGGATTTTCTGGATCGAAATTTGCTGGATTCGTTGACCCTGTCTCCGCTCATTGACGCCGGACAGCGGGTGGTGGATATCGGCAGCGGGGCTGGGTTTCCGGCCATTCCCCTGGCGCTGGCCCGTCCCGATGTGACCGTGGTGGCGGCGGAATCCATTGGCAAAAAGTGCAAGTTTATTCAGGAAACCGCCGAAGCGCTCGGTTTGACCAATCTGACTGTGCTGAACGCCCGCAGTGAGGAGCTGGCCCGGGAGCGTGACTACCGGGAAGCCTTTGATGTGGTCACGGCCCGTGCGGTGGCAGCACTTCCCACCCTGCTGGAACTCTGCGCTCCGCTGGCCACGGTGGGTGGTCGGGTCATCGCCATGAAGGGGCTGAATGCCGAAGTGGAGTTGAGCGCCTCGCAAAAGGCCATTCGGGTGCTGGCCTTGCGCCATGGGCAGAGCGTGTCGTTTGCGTTGCCCCAACTGCAGGGCTCCCGGCTGCTGGTGTTTGAGAAGGTGGCCCGCACTCAGGATGCTTACCCCCGAGCGGCGGGACTGCCCGCCAAGAAGCCCTTGTAAGTCGGCTCGAGTCTGTTATCTTACGCTGTTGGGATTCAGGTTTTTATGAATGCTGTTGGCGATTTGGGGCTTGCCGTCTTTTTCCATCAGGTCGGCCACATTGCGCAGGAAGTTCAGCACTTCCGGGTTGCCGGGTAATGGGCCATTCTGGGCGTTACCAGCGGCTTTTTTGGCTGGTTGGGCCACTTTGGAGGCATTAAGCGGGTTGGTGGCCGGGGCATTCTTAAAGTTGACCGGATTGACTGCTTTTTGAGCGGCAGCGGCTCGGTTGACCGGCGTGTTTTTGGGCTTGACCGTGTTGCCCTGGGCTGCGGCGATTTGTTGCTGGGCTTGCTGCAGTAGCTCCTGCTGTAAGGCTTGAGCCCGTCTCATTTCCTTGACCATGGTTTCATCCGGGAAGCTGCCCTTGGGTGGTGCCTTGGGGGCGGGCTGGTTGGCCTGTTTGTACTGACTCACCGCTTGCCTGGGCGCTGCCGGGGTTTTCATGGGCTTCTGTCTGGGTTCGCTGACCGCTTGCACCATGGCCAGCAGTTGTTCCATGTTGGGCGTTTGGCCGCCAAAGGGTTCCTTAGCCGGGGAAGTGGGTTGCGTGGCTCTGGAAGATCCTGTTTTGGGGGCCGCCTGTGGTTTTTCCGCAGGTGTTTTTAAAATCGGTGTTTTTTCGATTTGGCTCAGGGAGCGCAGGCCAATCACGTCATCGGCATGCTTTTTGCCGCTGTTTTTGACAGGCGCTTCGGGATGCTCGGTTTTACGGGCAGGGTCGTGCTTGCTGCGGTAGGCGTCGGCCATTTCCCGGAAGCTGACCTTTTTGCCGTTGTGTTGTTCCAGGATCAGTTCTTCCAGATCAGGCTCGACCTGCTTGAGCTTCAGGATTTTGTGAACCACGAAGCCGCCCACGCCTAGGGCCATCAGGGCCAATATACCACCCAGAATGTAGTTGTTGTACTGCCCGTTCTTGGCGTTTTCCAGAATGGGATCGGGAGTGCCAGGCATGTCCTGACTTGGCAGGTTCAGGGGTTTGGCCTGCTCGGATTTGGCTTGGGTGGGGGACAGTGGGGCTTTGGGCTCATCACTGGATGGGCTCATGAGAGGCTTGGCCGGTTTGCTTTCCACCAAGCCGCCAAAGGGAATGCTCTCTTCAAGGTTCTGGGTATCCGTGTTGCTGGCGGCAACCGGCTTTGAAGTGGCCATGTCTACAGGCCGGGCGCTGGTGGGCGCGGGCATGTCCGCTTTACCGGCAGGGCGGTAATTGGCGGGCTGGATGCCGCTATCCTGAATTTGTTTCAAGGCCGCACGGGTCTGTTGATCGAAGCTGTCGGGGTTGTTCCAGCCGGGGCCGCTGGGGGCGGAGGCGCTATTGGGGGTGGTAAAGGCCACGCTGGGAGGAGCCAGATTTTCACCCCGCACAATCAGACGGATTTTATGCTCGTTGATGGGCTGCAGAATGACGTGGCTGATGTTGGAGGCCCCGCCGAAGTTGGTGCGAATGGTCTCCGTGGCGTTGACCTGATCCACTTCCAAAATCAGCTTTTTTTCAGAGGTCAGCACTTTTTGCACCGGCACAATACTGCCCGTGTGCAGGATGATATTGGTCTGCTGGTGAGTGGTGCTGAGATCCACGCTGTCCAGATTGAAGTTTTCGGCCCAACAGGCTGGGGCGAACCAGGGCGTCAAGGTTAATCCCGCAGCCAGTAGCCACTGTTTGCCAGGCCAAGAGCAGAGGGAATTCCACTGATGAGTTGTTTGCATCACTCTCATACCACCACCGTTCTTTCCACTCGTTTGGGCCTACCCGGAACCGGATAGATATCCTCAAAGTAACGTGTTTCACGGGGGGCTTCATCAACCATCCGGTTGAGTTTGTTCAGTCAGAGGTCGGCCCATGGGCGCAGGCATGGGGGTGTAGATCCGGGGTGATTTATTGAAGGCAGCCCTACCAAAATTTAAATTTTTTAATGGGGAACGGTTATCCCGGTGACCGTGCAAAGCGATTGACTCTTCTCCAGCCCCTTGGTGTGCGGAGTGGTCACAAACTCGCAGGGATCATACCCTTGCTCTTTAAGCTTTTGGGCCAGATGCTGCAAGGTTTCCGTCGGCAGGCTGGGAGTGCGTCCCATGATCCAGCCGTAACGCCGGGAGGGTTGGGCCACGATAAACGCCTGATAGTCCTCATCCAGCGCCGTAATCCAGAAATCGCCCAAGGGCAGGTAGATCCAGCCCAGTAGTTTCAGGAAGGTGGTTCGCTGTTTGGCCCCGCTTTCATCCAGAATTTTGGAGCGCCCCTCGGCCATAAAGGGTTTGCCCGTGGTGTCGCAGCGGTTAATGACTTTCAGCAATTTGGGCGAGAGCTGGAAGTATTCATCGGTGGTGTTGGCGACGCATTGTTTTTCAAACGGGTTGGGGGTGTATGCAATCTCGTACCACAGGCCCAAAAAGCGGTTCATATCCACCTTGGCCGGGGTTTGCAAGGGCGGTTTGGATTTGGCGATGGCCGGGCCGCCACCCAAAAACAGCAGGCCCGATAAGAGCAGGGCGCCGAGTGTTTGCTGAAGGTTCATAGGCTTGATCCTTTCCAAAGGCAGACGTGCCCATTTTAAGGCAATATCCTGAGAAAACATATTGGAAGTATTCTCGCTGCAGCGCAGGCCGGTTAAAACCGCCGGATTATTTGGCCGTCGGGCTGACGGCCACGCACAGGGGCTGTTTCTGACTGAAGCCACCGGTTTGCGGCATGGTGATGAAATCGCAGGGGTTGTAGCCTTGGTCTGCCAGTTTTTTAGAGAGGCCCTTCAGGGTTTCCGTAGGCAATTCCGGGGTGCGGGAGAGTATCCAGCCGTATTTGCGAGTGGGATGACCAATCAGGGCGGTGCTGTAGTCATCGGCCAGATCGATGATCCAGTAATCGCCAGAGGCCCAGAACTGCCAGCCGAACAGGGGCAGGTTAAGAAAACTGACTTTGAGTTTGGCGTTGGTTTTGGGATCGACCACCCGGGCCAGGCCGGTGGCGCTTTGCCGCTTGCCATTGCTCAGTTGGCAGCTATTGAACACGGAAACTTCCCCGGAGGCCAGCCGGGTGTATTCGGCGGTGGTGTTGCCCACGCACTTGCGCTCAAAAAACATGGGGATGGCGGCAATCTCGTACCACTTGCCGGTGTATTTCTCCAGATCCACATGCGCCACCGTGGTGGGCGGGGCCGGAGTCTTGGCATGGGCAGGGAGCGAATTCCCCCAGAAGAGTCCGTTGACTAGCCCCAGTAGGGTTAGTCCTAATCCGAATAAGGTGGTGTGATAAACCCGTTTTTTCATGGTGGCTCCTTCGTGGGCCCTTGCTGCGGATAGTTAGATTGAAGGTAAAAGACAGCCCACACGCAATTGACCAGCCGGTCTATATGCCTGTTGTCGTCCTGTTGTTGGCTTAAAGTTGCCGGACCGGGGTTTGGCGGCGATGGGGCCAAGGGGGTATGAGACGATTGGCTGTGTTGATTTGATGGGAATTCGCCAGAGGTGCCATGCTCAAATCATTCCGTCTATGGGTCGACTTTCGGGTGACAAGGTTGGGCTTCATCCTGTACAATATGAGCATCATCAATTTCAAGGGGATGTCAAAACCATCGAGCTTCCGGGGGAAGCGTAGGGAAAGTCGCTCGCTGCGCGAGACAATTCAAAAAACGTAGTTCTTTATTTTCAATTCCATTTCAAAGCCATAACGACTCAATAACTCAAAAATCCCGACTGAAAGAAATAAAGGAATGAGGAGGTTACTTATGGATGTTTACGTGGCTGCCTTGATCGTAACCGGATCATCAATTGTGTGTGGCATGTTTTTGGTGAATGAAAGCGCCAAATTGCCGCATTCCTAGTTCAATTCTCGCTCAATTTTCTACCACCACCTTCCATTAACACTTTGACTAACCGGAGTAACAGCGTGTCTTGTTGAATCAGGGCGCGCTGTTATTCTGTTCAGGGGTAAGGAATTTGGGCATACGCTGGCGAAGGGGTCGATGGGTGGCAATTTGGGGCGGTTTTGTTTTTTATTGGTGTATTCCTCACCGCCCCCCGGGAAACCCGATTGACGCCGTATGTTGTTTAACAGCCTGACTTATATCCTGTTCCTGGCCCTGGTGGCCCTGTTGTACTGGAACGTGCCGCCTCGTTTTCGGGTGCCCTTGCTGTTGCTGGCCAGTTATGGGTTTTACATGAGCTGGAGTCCTCCGCACGGGTTGATATACGGCCCGCTGATCCTTGTGGACTCCCTATACTTTTACGGCTTGAGCGTGGCCATGGTTCGCTGGCCTGACTTTAAAAAGTCCTTGCTGATTTTCGGCGTGACTACCGAGTTGTTGTTACTAGCTTACTTTAAATACGCCAACTTCCTGGCCCAAACCAGCGAGCAGATTTTGCGATGGCTGCACCTGCCTGCCGCCCATCAACAGTTTGATATCTTCCTGCCCTTGGCGATTTCCTTTACCAACTTTGTGTTGATCAGTTACCTGATTGACGTGTATCGGGGTAAGGAAACCCCAGATCCTTCCTTTGTGCGCTTTGCCACCTATGTGGCTTTTTTCCCTCACCTGATTGCCGGGCCCATTGTGCGGGCCAGTGAACTGCTGCGCCAGTTTGACGACAACCCTCGCTTTGACAAGGCCCGCTTGATTCAGGGCATTCACCGCTTCTGCACCGGTTTCTTCCTGAAGGTGTTTATCGCCGATGTCATTGCCGTGTATGTCGATACCATTTTCGGGCATCCCGGCTTGCAGGCTTTTAATACCAACTGGATTGCCCTGTACGGGTTTAGCGTGCAACTGTTTTGCGACTTTTTCGGCTACACGCTCATGGCTCAGGGATCGGCGCTGATACTGGGCTACACCTTGCCAGAGAACTTCAACGCCCCCTACTTCGCCAAAAACATGTCGGAGTTTTGGCAGCGCTGGCATATTTCGTTGTCTCGCTGGCTGCGCGATTATTTGTACATTCCGCTGGGGGGCAATCGGCACGGCAAGGTTAACACTTACCGCAACCTGTTTATCACCATGGGCCTGGGTGGGCTGTGGCATGGGGCCAGCTGGAATTTTGTAATCTGGGGCCTGCTGAATGGATTATTCCTGTGCATCTATAAAACGGCGGCCTACTTCAAAATCAATCGTTTCATTCCCACGGCGCTGGCGGTAATCATAACCTTTCACGCGGTGTGCCTGACCCGGGTCTTTTTTCGGGCCCCCACCCTTCAGGAGGCCTGGCATTTTTTAGGCGCACTGCTCAATCCCTTCCATTGGCAAACCCTGGCCACGCCTGCGGGCAGCGTGGAGGATGGACATGCCTTTATGGCCCCGGAAACCGCCTTGTTACTGGTGATTTTGTTTTTTGTAGGACATGCCCTGATTCGCTACTACCGGCCCCGGCTCACCCATCCCTTGTGGCAAGAGGCCTCCATCGCCGCCGCCTACGGGATTTTTCTCTACGGGCTGATTACTCTGGGGGGGCGTTCCTCCCAGCAGTTTATTTACTTTCAATTCTAGATGTTGATGATGAACCAATCGCCCCCAAAGCATTTGCCTGCCTCCATGCCACAACCGCCTGCCGCCCCCCCACCTCCGGGTCAGCGCTGGCGACCTGTGCTGCTGGGCGTGGTGGGCTTTGGCGTGTTCAATCTGTTGGTTTCCCTGTTGGTGACCTGCTCGCCCCTCAATCAGCGCTTTAATTTCAAGTACGGTAATTTTTTACCGGCCAAGCTGCAACTGCTAAATGTTTACGGCCCATCCTCGGTCAATGTGCTGTTTCTGGGAACCTCTCAAACCAACAACGGCTTCATCCCGGCCTTCTTTGATGCTCGCATGGGCCATGGCGTGAAAAGTTTCAATCTGGGCTTGCCCAACAATCGCTACGATATTATGCTGGCCACCCTTCAGTTGTATCAACGACGCTATGGCAAGCCCCAATTGGTGTTGCTGGAACTCAGCCCCTCCATTCAGGAGACAGACTCCCGCTACTATTATTTATCGGCGCTCTATTACCGAACGCTCATTGAACAGGAGTCCAACCAGCTCTTCTCGTATTTGTCGAATCCGCTGTTGGCGGACAACGTCAAGCAGGAGTTAGTGACCTCTGCTTTCAGTAGTTTGCGGCAATACCGCAACACGTTTTCTCCGGTCAGCCTGCTGGATAAAGTGGGTGGCAAGATGCGGCAAGTCACCCAGCGTCTGCCGGTGTGGGCCAATGCCCCGGCCATGGCGGAATCGCCTGCGGATGATGCTGTGACCGCTTCTCTGGATGAGGCGGACACGCCCCCACCGGCCTGGGTCACCGATAAAATGCTATCCGGAGGCTGGTACCCCAAGGCCCAAAGCCCGTACATGACAACCCGGCAAGGCATTGCGGATAGTGTTCGGGAAGCCCGAAAGTACTATATTGACGCCCAGACGTCGGTGAATTTCGAGAAAATCAGGGCCTTGCTGGCTTATTGTCAGCATCAGGGCATCCCGGTGGCCTTGGTGACCTGGCCGAACCACCCAGCTTATGTGCAGGCATTTCAGCATTCTCCCCTGCATCCCGATTATCAGCGGGGAGTGGCCCATTTATTAAAAAAATATCCGGTACTATGGATCGATCTGAACCGGTATTCACCAGCGGCGACAAAAGCATTGGGAGCAGGGACCTTCGCCGACCCCCGGCATTTGACCCCGGAGGGAGCCCGGTGGTTTACCCAAACCCTGGCCGAGCGGTTGACAGGGCGGTCT encodes the following:
- a CDS encoding MBOAT family O-acyltransferase; its protein translation is MLFNSLTYILFLALVALLYWNVPPRFRVPLLLLASYGFYMSWSPPHGLIYGPLILVDSLYFYGLSVAMVRWPDFKKSLLIFGVTTELLLLAYFKYANFLAQTSEQILRWLHLPAAHQQFDIFLPLAISFTNFVLISYLIDVYRGKETPDPSFVRFATYVAFFPHLIAGPIVRASELLRQFDDNPRFDKARLIQGIHRFCTGFFLKVFIADVIAVYVDTIFGHPGLQAFNTNWIALYGFSVQLFCDFFGYTLMAQGSALILGYTLPENFNAPYFAKNMSEFWQRWHISLSRWLRDYLYIPLGGNRHGKVNTYRNLFITMGLGGLWHGASWNFVIWGLLNGLFLCIYKTAAYFKINRFIPTALAVIITFHAVCLTRVFFRAPTLQEAWHFLGALLNPFHWQTLATPAGSVEDGHAFMAPETALLLVILFFVGHALIRYYRPRLTHPLWQEASIAAAYGIFLYGLITLGGRSSQQFIYFQF
- a CDS encoding lipocalin family protein; this encodes MNLQQTLGALLLSGLLFLGGGPAIAKSKPPLQTPAKVDMNRFLGLWYEIAYTPNPFEKQCVANTTDEYFQLSPKLLKVINRCDTTGKPFMAEGRSKILDESGAKQRTTFLKLLGWIYLPLGDFWITALDEDYQAFIVAQPSRRYGWIMGRTPSLPTETLQHLAQKLKEQGYDPCEFVTTPHTKGLEKSQSLCTVTGITVPH
- a CDS encoding lipocalin family protein, encoding MKKRVYHTTLFGLGLTLLGLVNGLFWGNSLPAHAKTPAPPTTVAHVDLEKYTGKWYEIAAIPMFFERKCVGNTTAEYTRLASGEVSVFNSCQLSNGKRQSATGLARVVDPKTNAKLKVSFLNLPLFGWQFWASGDYWIIDLADDYSTALIGHPTRKYGWILSRTPELPTETLKGLSKKLADQGYNPCDFITMPQTGGFSQKQPLCVAVSPTAK
- a CDS encoding tetratricopeptide repeat protein: MTAPPIFISPGVIERIENGSFIPSRRAKPSSAPQERRNVLSPLTVTKRCIRYEPHVFTHRKPLILKLARALNQAETKIVLVGGPQGCGKTSLVRGLIELMGSHNEQLLWFDVNRHSDFEEIIQFLIHYITYVCDAQTHTGQPTSPSNALPEKAGDDPLKRLEKLIVQVSGMPLLLVLDNVEYIVDPELRFNSYPFKEMLNFLLTFPNIKMVLIGERLPHADMSPNQEGVSDIHLEGLPQAETVTFLESLNPKPEALQTDAAVLENMLAPQTALKPLQGLWQKTEGQPWLLQIIQHLNRQTNLDFATLNRLLENTLEQTQSVPTGQEPTTLSTLISLIYQRLPDQQRRLFQVMAFLRHPVDPASLLALTGLCFPVLGPTRLEKSALQYILEHSLLRDLLKISYPPQEVLEHIRKRHHLETGNNATVAEAHHKKFSPWYELYHRVRLIIYSSLPAGERERLHGVLQDFYRQERTQEPEHRILKIKNRALLAEAKYHSNAARERKTASTGGLISGMDEPPLSTKTYLAGFKQPVGPVDRPLTLSDYKNINLPEPVAGAGSEETPTPTPEEAHSFLHLLRESSQKPFLPQELDELGLSDEEKRLLQQHKSLGELLQAEVAASEALSPNPPGPLTPPEPVPTAPGDVLSAVASVQAEDEQEKIIQSRLASAVAAQNHSLIAQELIELARYRASHGRYESAGSCLQKALSLKGSVPKDVMAEAYRLNGTVNKQTYHHNSALSNLLKAAEQIRKLMYEDDTVDAVWLGRLGQVYQDLGEIYAYRKQSPQAIEAFQHALRWYQSADNPSGQAEIHFQLAGVHDDQGDLDAAIEAYQKALSLDEALGNPLSAAATLTNLSLLYQDKQQWSSAQECLQKALKFDQDSQNTEGQFNTLERLCKLQRHLKNWPQAQRYAQQGLSLSIQNRSALWQAQFYTQLGQLCESQGQWAQAIQNFQLALSSGANTLADESLRWLSKKVHELHGKG
- the rsmG gene encoding 16S rRNA (guanine(527)-N(7))-methyltransferase RsmG; translated protein: MTFEQPSAAQWEQWVADCQAIGVTIPADRLPLFQRFYTLLLTANQAVNLTRITAPQDFLDRNLLDSLTLSPLIDAGQRVVDIGSGAGFPAIPLALARPDVTVVAAESIGKKCKFIQETAEALGLTNLTVLNARSEELARERDYREAFDVVTARAVAALPTLLELCAPLATVGGRVIAMKGLNAEVELSASQKAIRVLALRHGQSVSFALPQLQGSRLLVFEKVARTQDAYPRAAGLPAKKPL